The genomic stretch AAAAACATAAAATAAAGAACAACCTTCCGCTTCATGGATTTACTCCTTCCATAAATATCCATAACCCCATTCCGTACATAAGTACTTAGGGGAAGAAGGATCCGGTTCTATTTTTCGGCGGATACGGCGGATGTTTACATCTACCACCTTTGGATCGCCGGAATAATGGGTTCCCCAGACTTCATCAAGGATCTGATCTCTTGTAAATTCCTGATTTTTGTTGTTCATAAAAAATTGAAGCAGACAGCTTTCCGTAGGAGTGATCCTGATCTCAAGACCGGAACAGGATAATTTGTTACGTATGCTGTCAAGAGAAAAGGGGCCTGATCGGAGGATTGTAGGAGCAGCACTTACTGTCTTATAATCCAGGCGGCGTAGCAGGGATAAGATCCTGGCTTCCAGCTCCTTCATATGAAACGGTTTTGTCAGATAATCATCGGCACCGAGGATAAGGCCTTTGACCTTATCCTCATCCTGAGACCGGGCGGTCAGCATGATGATGCCTGCCGCAGGATCCAAGATTCTTATTTCTTCACAAACGGTAAATCCGTCTATGCCGGGAAGCATAAGATCCAGGATCACAACATCGATCTTCTGGCTCTTAAAAAGCATAAGTGCTATTTCACCGGTTTCTGCTTCCAGGACATGATATTCTTTTTTCTTTAAGTTCAGGCAGACAAAACTACGGATTGACAGTTCGTCTTCCACTACCAAAATTGTTTTCATGTGCGTGTTACCTCAGTTTATTTCTTCTTCCATCAGATGGAAGGCACTTGCCGGAATTTTTGTCTCTTCCTTCCATTCCGAGTAAAAGACTATGTCTTTTGCGGTTCCAAGAAGAGTACTGTTAGAAGGAACGGCATCCTTTGGCGCCCATTTCACCTCTAATAAAACCTTGTCTCCTACGGTAGAAATCAGGTGGATTCCATTGTCCAGCCGTTTGATGGTTACAGTCTCATGAAGCTCTGCCGGTATGGTAACATAAAAGTGGCGGCCGCTGTCAGAATAACGTTCTTCTACTGTCTGAAAGGAGCCATCGGAACAATAATCCTTATAGGTGTAAAGGAAAGGGATATCTGCCATGGCAGCGTCTTCATAACCTTTTGGGCTGTACATTCCTCCAACCTCTACGATTCCATCTCCATTTATATCTCTGCTGTAGAGCGGATAGGGCTTCATAAGAATGCTGTCAGTAGGATCGCCCACCTTTTTTAGATTGCCGTTTTCATAAACAACGATCTCTGTCAGCATGGAATGTGCGCCTATCCCGCTGTCTGCAAACAATGCTTTCTTTCCATCGGCCAATGTTCCTAAGGTAACATGCTCTAACGTTCCTTCCGGATCCAGTTCAATCTCAGAGATGGGCTTTAACCTTCCTTCCGCATAGGAATAGAGTCCGGCGGTCCGCATTTCGTTCTCTTTTGTCGATAGTATCATAAGATCAGGTATCTGGTCATCATTAAAATCAGAGATATGAAGAGTATCGTAAGAAAGATCTGCTTTCCGCTCCAGAGTGCCGTTTTGCAGTTCGTAAATATAAAGCTGGTTGTCATGGCCGGAATCGGACAATCCGCCGCCTATGGTGACTTCCTGCGTCCCGTTGCCGTCTAAGTCAGTAAGGTCAAATGTATCAACGTTAATAAATCCGGTTTCCATATCCGCTTTTTTCTGCCAGGCTCCGTTTTCTTTTACCAGAAACATCATATGGACCTGACGGTTGTCCTTAGAGTCCCTGTATAAGAGAAAGGCTTCCTGATTCCCATCCTTGTTTAGGTCTTCCATGTAAATACTCTGTTTTTTCTCCGCTTTTTTTGGCGTCAGTAGTTCTGCTCCGGCAGGAAGAAATTCTCCTAATGCTGCTACATCATCAATCGGTTTTGTCAAGGTGTTATCTTGTCTGGGGGCTTTCTGACAACCAGCTAACATGACCGTGCCAGCCATTAGGATTGATATCATTGCAGTATATGTTTTGTTCATTTTTTGTGCTCCTTTTTCTTTCAATCATGTATTCCTGGCTGATATCTCTGATAGGCAGGAAGAGATTTTTGCTGTTGCGAATACTACTGTAGTATAACTGATTTTTTCCATGAATGGGTTACAAAAAAGTTACAGTATTGTATGGGAAGAGATTAAACTTTTAAATCATTGCGCCGAAGTGTGGAAAATGTATATTTAAGATCCATGGGAAAAGAATATATACTGACATAGAAAGAGAGCAAGGAGGAAAGTTGTTTGAAGGCCCAGGATAGAATTACTAAAAAAATGAGAGATACGATATTTTATTTGGGGTATTTGTTGTAAAAAACACAGCACAAGGATGACCTTTACATTAAAATTACTATCCTATATTATAAAATTAACTAGTGGTTATTAAAAGAATGGAGTTAAGCTATGTTTCAAATCGGAAAGCGCGAAATCGAACTTCTTTATTTGGTAAATTCATCGAAGGATGGGTTTATTTACAGAGAATTAATTGAGAGATTTGGATATACGGAACGTTCTTTTAAATATGCAGTCGACTTAATTAATAGTTTTCTGAAAGAAAACTCCCAACAGGCCTGTTTCGTACTTGGCAACAAGAGATGCTATCTAAGAAATGCCCCTCTATCCATGAAGTTTACTATGGATCATATTACAAAAGAACAGTATTACCTTTCGAAGGAAGATCGCTGTGAAACTATTTTCTTCCGGTATCTGGCTGATTTACACTATACAATTGATGAAATTACAGACTATCTGGATGTGAGTAAATCTACGGTAAAGAAATCCCTTGCAGTTGTTAAGGAGGAATGCGGGAAATACGGTCTGGAACTTGTAAACCATAAGAGAATGGGGATTGAGTTAAATGGAAGTGAAACGGTAATCCGTTCAGCACTCATGGATATTCTTTATAAATACTGCGGCCTGTCAAATCAGGACAGTAAACACAGGAAGCTTGCAATCCGCAACTGCAATCCTTATTTAAGAGAATGGATCGAAGCGGTTTTTAACCAGTATCAATCAGAACAGAAGGCGGAAGTTTTGCTATCCTCTATATGGGAATATTTGCCGGTGATTCAGAATGATGAAATTTATATACTGGCAGTTCTGAACCTGATTCTGGTATTTTACAGAACAGGAAGCGGGTATTACGTTTCAGCAGATGCAAAGGAATACGTTGGATTGGAAGGGAGAAAGCTGGCAGAAGTCATCAGCTGTTCCTGTGAGAAACATTTAAAGATCAAACTGCCCTGTGAAGAATTCTTTAAATTTGTCATTGTTTTAAACAAAGGATATTCCATAGAAAGCAATGAAAAAGACCAATATCTGTTAATTGGAAGTATGATCTGGATCCATCGTCTGGTTTCTGATCTGCTGCAGAAATACACCAACCAGTCTTTTGGGTCATTGATAAATGAATACAGCTTAAACGAAGCATTGGACATGCTCTACAACCATTTCTATGCAGCGGTGGAGAGAGTGAGGAGAAACATTTATATTCAGAATCCAATTCTTCAGGATATAAAAGAAGAATACGGGGAGGCATTTCATGATGTTGAGAGCAGTTTAGAAGGGCTTGAAAATTATCTGGAAAAGAAATTTTCACAAGATGATATCGGATATTTCACCTTGTTGATAGAGAATATCATTTCCCAGGTTCACAAACAAAAGAAACGGGTCCGCAGGATTGTTCTTATCTGTGGTTTGGGCTTTGGAACCGCCCAAATGGTAAAAAATAAAATCATGCAGAAGTTTGATGTGGTGATCGAAGATGTGATTCCTTATTATAGGCTGGACACTTATGCGGATAATAAGAATATCGATTTATTCGTATCAACTGTCCCTGTAAAGATAAATACTGTCAGCAATGTGGTGGAGGTGAATCCGCTGCTTACAGAGCAGGATGCAGAAGCTTTGACAAAAGCAGGAATGGTCCGCGTGGGCAATGATTTATCCACGCTGATGCAGTTAATAGAGCAGAATGCTGTGATAACCAATCGTCCCCGTTTAGAAAAAGCGCTAAAGGAATTAAATGGAATCAGAGATTTGAAACATTCTAAATATGAGATTTTATTAAAGTATCTGCCAGAATGCAGGATCCTTGTCAATCAAACTTATAAAAACTGGCAGGAAGCCATTGATGCGGCTGGCGGTCTTCTGGTAGCGACGGATTGTGTTTTGCAGTCTTATGTGGAAGATATGATCAATAATATCAAAGAGTTCGGTTCTTATATCACCATAGGCAATGGAATTGCCCTGCCTCACGCCAGAAATAAGAATAATGTGAAAAAGACCGCATTCAGCCTGATTACATTAAAAAAGCCGGTAGTATTTGATAATGGGAAAGAGATTGATACGGTTATCAGTTTCTGTAATGTTGCAGGCAATGATTATACAACAGCACTGACGGCTCTCATGGAATTAAGCGAGAACCAGTCCTTCCTGGACTATAAAAAAAAGGTGGAAACACCAAGCCAGCTATTGGATTATATAAAAAAATTAAAGTAGGTGAATGAAATGAGTATTATCAATGAAAAATGTATAGCATTAAGGCTTCATGCCTCTGACGCACAGGATGGAATCGTAAAAGCCGGACAGGTGCTTCTTCATGAGGGGTATATCAGAAAAGAGTATATTGATGCAATGCTGAAAAACTTCGAAAAGAACGGCCCTTATTTTGCCATTGCACCTGGTTTTGCAATGCCTCATGCAAGGCCGGAGGATGGAGTCATTCAATCCGGAATATCCTTAATTACCCTTGAAAATCCGGTTTCTTTTGGAAGCAGCAACGATCCGGTGAAGCTGATTATGGCACTTGCAACCAGCAGCGATAATGAGCATCTTGAGTTTATGACGAAAATAGCCGGACTTTTAGGAAAGGAACATGTGATAGAAAGGTTGTATCAGTGCGTGACAGCTGATGAGGTCATGTCAATCATAAACAATAATTAAGCAAAGGAGACGAAAAAGATGAAAGTATTAGCAGTTTGTGGATTGGGTATGGGATCCTCCCTTATCCTTCGGATGAATATTGAGGATGTGTTTAAGGCAGAGGGAGTGAAAGCGGAGGTGGAACACAGCGATGCTTCTGCAGCAAGCGGCGAAGCGTGTGATTTCATTGTTACAACAAAAGAAATTGCACAGTCCCTTCAAAACCCGAGGGGAAAAGTAATTATTCTTGATAATTTTATCGACAAAGAAGAAATTAAAAGAGTGTTAAAGGAGAACCATGTTTTCTAATTACAAACGGAGGAGGTTTAGGTATGGCAGTAGTAAATTGGATTGCAACTAATATTTTTGGGAATGCCGGATTTTTATTAGGAATTATCGTTATGTTGGGGTTGATTCTCCAAAAGAAGTCATTCAGCCAGACGGTTCAGGGAACGATTAAAGCGATTATCGGTTTCCAGATTATCGGAATTGGTTCAGGAATTGTGGTTTCCTCTCTGAACGTTTTCCAGCCCATGTGGGCTGAGGTGTTTGGACTGGAAGCACAGAGTCTTGGCAAATATATGGGACAGAATGATTTTGTTCAAAGATTCGGTACCGTTGTTACCCTTTCTATGACTTTTGGATTTCTGATCAATGTGCTTCTGGCACGTATTACAAAATTTAAGTATATCTATTTAACCGGTCATATGATGTTCTGGACTTCCCTTATTTTTGCAGGAATCATTTTTGATCAGAATATCAATGCAAATACATTTGCAGTAACTGTATTTTTATCAATTGTATTGGGCGTTTACTGGACATTGCAGCCTGCTTTGACACAGCCGTTCTTAAGAAAAATCACGGGAAATGACAGTGTGGCACTGGGACATACATCAGCTTCTGTTGCATTT from Lacrimispora sphenoides JCM 1415 encodes the following:
- a CDS encoding response regulator transcription factor, producing MKTILVVEDELSIRSFVCLNLKKKEYHVLEAETGEIALMLFKSQKIDVVILDLMLPGIDGFTVCEEIRILDPAAGIIMLTARSQDEDKVKGLILGADDYLTKPFHMKELEARILSLLRRLDYKTVSAAPTILRSGPFSLDSIRNKLSCSGLEIRITPTESCLLQFFMNNKNQEFTRDQILDEVWGTHYSGDPKVVDVNIRRIRRKIEPDPSSPKYLCTEWGYGYLWKE
- a CDS encoding BglG family transcription antiterminator; translated protein: MFQIGKREIELLYLVNSSKDGFIYRELIERFGYTERSFKYAVDLINSFLKENSQQACFVLGNKRCYLRNAPLSMKFTMDHITKEQYYLSKEDRCETIFFRYLADLHYTIDEITDYLDVSKSTVKKSLAVVKEECGKYGLELVNHKRMGIELNGSETVIRSALMDILYKYCGLSNQDSKHRKLAIRNCNPYLREWIEAVFNQYQSEQKAEVLLSSIWEYLPVIQNDEIYILAVLNLILVFYRTGSGYYVSADAKEYVGLEGRKLAEVISCSCEKHLKIKLPCEEFFKFVIVLNKGYSIESNEKDQYLLIGSMIWIHRLVSDLLQKYTNQSFGSLINEYSLNEALDMLYNHFYAAVERVRRNIYIQNPILQDIKEEYGEAFHDVESSLEGLENYLEKKFSQDDIGYFTLLIENIISQVHKQKKRVRRIVLICGLGFGTAQMVKNKIMQKFDVVIEDVIPYYRLDTYADNKNIDLFVSTVPVKINTVSNVVEVNPLLTEQDAEALTKAGMVRVGNDLSTLMQLIEQNAVITNRPRLEKALKELNGIRDLKHSKYEILLKYLPECRILVNQTYKNWQEAIDAAGGLLVATDCVLQSYVEDMINNIKEFGSYITIGNGIALPHARNKNNVKKTAFSLITLKKPVVFDNGKEIDTVISFCNVAGNDYTTALTALMELSENQSFLDYKKKVETPSQLLDYIKKLK
- a CDS encoding PTS sugar transporter subunit IIA, yielding MSIINEKCIALRLHASDAQDGIVKAGQVLLHEGYIRKEYIDAMLKNFEKNGPYFAIAPGFAMPHARPEDGVIQSGISLITLENPVSFGSSNDPVKLIMALATSSDNEHLEFMTKIAGLLGKEHVIERLYQCVTADEVMSIINNN
- a CDS encoding PTS sugar transporter subunit IIB, with translation MKVLAVCGLGMGSSLILRMNIEDVFKAEGVKAEVEHSDASAASGEACDFIVTTKEIAQSLQNPRGKVIILDNFIDKEEIKRVLKENHVF